The following are encoded together in the Novipirellula caenicola genome:
- the arsA gene encoding arsenical pump-driving ATPase codes for MKFLDHPSRNLFFTGKGGVGKTSVACATAVKLADSGKKVLLVSTDPASNLDEVFDVSLENHPTPISAIPTLSAMNLDPEKSAAEYRERMVGPYRGLLPDAAIKSMEEQFSGSCTLEIAAFDEFSRLLGDPAVTAEFDHVIFDTAPTGHTLRLLTLPSAWDGFMSQNTTGTSCLGPLAGLQEQQKLYQQSVRALCDAATTTLVLVARTESSALREAARTSEELAELGVGNQHLVINGVFQAVDTTDPYAVALQQRGAAAIDEIPAGLNAFPQTTVPLCPGVILGIDSLRRLGTLDSAVATDVADESVSGDDELAPLSGLIDDLVAPGHGVILAMGKGGVGKTTVAAAVAVAIAQRGYDVHLSTTDPAAHLEAAMNDERLPNLSITRIDPAAETARYSEEVLSSAGANLDEQGKALLQEDLRSPCTEEIAVFRAFADAVAAGTNKFVVLDTAPTGHTVLLLVSALAYHREVTRQSSEMPEAVENLLPRLRDPDFTRVLIVTLAEATPVHEAAALQRDLRRAEIEPYAWVVNQVLSSLPLTDPLMKQRQKHEQQYLREVSQQQASRVAIIPWQLQPPTGIQGLSRLTHCDLSTSPS; via the coding sequence CCATCCCGCAACTTGTTCTTCACCGGCAAAGGCGGCGTTGGCAAAACATCGGTGGCTTGTGCGACCGCAGTGAAGCTGGCCGACTCAGGAAAAAAAGTCTTGCTGGTTTCGACCGATCCGGCATCCAATCTGGATGAGGTGTTTGATGTTTCGCTGGAAAACCACCCGACGCCGATTTCTGCGATTCCTACGCTCTCGGCGATGAACTTGGATCCAGAGAAATCGGCAGCTGAGTATCGCGAGCGGATGGTGGGGCCGTATCGAGGGCTGCTGCCTGATGCGGCGATTAAGAGCATGGAGGAACAATTCTCGGGATCTTGCACGCTCGAGATTGCGGCATTCGACGAGTTTTCACGGTTGTTAGGCGACCCGGCGGTTACGGCCGAGTTTGACCATGTGATCTTCGATACCGCTCCGACCGGGCACACGCTGCGACTGCTAACCCTGCCATCGGCTTGGGATGGTTTCATGTCACAAAATACGACGGGTACCAGTTGTCTCGGACCACTTGCTGGTCTACAGGAGCAGCAAAAGCTTTATCAACAATCGGTGCGAGCACTTTGTGACGCGGCCACGACCACGTTGGTGTTGGTGGCTCGAACGGAAAGCAGTGCGCTGCGAGAAGCGGCACGCACTAGCGAAGAACTGGCAGAACTCGGCGTTGGGAATCAACATCTTGTCATCAATGGTGTGTTCCAAGCCGTCGACACGACGGATCCTTATGCCGTCGCCCTGCAACAGCGAGGCGCCGCGGCAATTGACGAGATTCCGGCGGGGCTCAACGCGTTTCCGCAGACCACCGTTCCTCTGTGCCCCGGTGTAATTTTGGGGATCGATTCGCTTCGCCGACTTGGCACGCTCGATAGCGCTGTGGCGACCGATGTCGCCGACGAAAGCGTCTCTGGGGACGATGAACTAGCACCCCTGTCGGGCTTGATTGATGATTTGGTAGCACCTGGTCACGGTGTCATCTTGGCGATGGGCAAAGGGGGCGTTGGCAAAACGACCGTCGCGGCCGCCGTTGCGGTCGCGATCGCCCAGCGTGGCTATGACGTTCATCTTTCCACCACGGACCCCGCTGCCCATCTCGAAGCGGCGATGAACGACGAACGCTTACCCAACTTGTCGATCACGCGGATTGATCCCGCTGCTGAAACCGCCCGCTACTCGGAGGAAGTCTTGAGCAGCGCTGGCGCGAATTTGGACGAGCAGGGCAAGGCGTTACTGCAAGAGGATTTGCGGTCTCCATGTACCGAGGAAATTGCGGTGTTCCGCGCGTTTGCGGATGCCGTTGCTGCGGGGACAAACAAATTTGTGGTACTCGACACGGCTCCGACCGGCCATACGGTGTTGTTGCTCGTTTCCGCGTTGGCTTACCACCGCGAAGTCACCCGGCAATCCAGTGAGATGCCCGAAGCGGTCGAGAACCTGCTGCCGCGACTCCGCGATCCGGACTTCACACGCGTGCTCATTGTCACCTTGGCAGAAGCCACTCCGGTCCACGAAGCGGCTGCACTGCAGCGAGATCTGCGGCGTGCCGAGATCGAGCCGTATGCGTGGGTGGTCAATCAGGTGTTGAGCTCGCTGCCGCTAACCGATCCGCTGATGAAGCAGCGTCAGAAGCACGAACAGCAGTACCTTCGCGAAGTAAGTCAACAGCAAGCCAGTCGCGTGGCCATCATCCCATGGCAGTTACAGCCACCGACCGGGATTCAGGGGCTAAGCCGACTAACGCATTGCGACCTAAGCACGTCGCCATCCTAG